CTTGGTGATCCGGTGATAACACCATGTGCATTTTGATGCAGTTTTTGTTTGAGGATTGATAAACCTGCTTCCGTAGGGACATGCCTGCACGCAGTAACCGCAACCAATACATCGCTTGTCATCAACCAAAACAACTCCATCGAGCGAACGATAGGAAGCGCCGACGGGACAAACTTGAATGCAGGGACTGCTGGAACAATGATTACACATTTTTGGAACAAAGTAGCCTTTGGAAACATTGAAACCGGGATTGATGGGACCGAATCCGCTAGCACCCCCTTTTGGAGAATCCACTTCAACTTCTCCGCGTTCGGAAACTTCATAGCGCTCTATCCAAGTTCTGAAAAAACCATCAGGGACATTGTTTTCATTTCGGCAGGCTTCCACACACATACCGCACCCGATACATTTCGTTGTGTCGATAACGTAGGCATAAAGATGCTCGGCCCAGTCATAATTCTCATGAGCCGACGGAAGAGCAGTTTTTGATAAAACAGTTTCCGCCGACCGCAGTGCGTGAACAGGTAAAAGTCCCAAGAACAAACCCGCCGCCGCCAATTTGCAACCCTTTTTGATAAACTCTCTGCGTCCAATTGCTTCGCTGATTTTATTTTCTTTTTTCATAATAATGGTCGTTGTGTCAATTTTGGGCTGTGCGGATTGTGACAG
This DNA window, taken from Deltaproteobacteria bacterium, encodes the following:
- a CDS encoding 4Fe-4S dicluster domain-containing protein, giving the protein MKKENKISEAIGRREFIKKGCKLAAAGLFLGLLPVHALRSAETVLSKTALPSAHENYDWAEHLYAYVIDTTKCIGCGMCVEACRNENNVPDGFFRTWIERYEVSERGEVEVDSPKGGASGFGPINPGFNVSKGYFVPKMCNHCSSSPCIQVCPVGASYRSLDGVVLVDDKRCIGCGYCVQACPYGSRFINPQTKTASKCTWCYHRITKGLKPACVQACPVGARKFGDLKNEDDPVRKIIATERLAVLQPEKLTKPSCYYLGLDKEVR